The following coding sequences are from one Nicotiana tabacum cultivar K326 chromosome 1, ASM71507v2, whole genome shotgun sequence window:
- the LOC142164567 gene encoding secreted RxLR effector protein 78-like has product MKLDMQKAYDSIEWAFMKQVLNAFAFPKQFVRWIMTRMETITYTVMINGALTLKARKGLRQGDPMSSFLFVLAMEYLTRSLKTLNQIPDFNYHPKGDIGSVKLLFHCFMEFSKASGLVINKNKSFIFFGGVTQAAQEEILELVGI; this is encoded by the exons ATGAAATTGGACATGCAAAAAGCTTACGACTCAATTGAATGGGCCTTCATGAAGCAGGTGCTGAATGCTTTTGCCTTCCCAAAACAATTTGTGAGGTGGATCATGACTCGTATGGAAACTATCACATATACAGTTATGATTAATGGAGCACTGACACTTAAAGCTAGGAAGGGGTTGAGACAAGGGGATCCAATGTCTTCATTCCTGTTTGTACTGGCAATGGAATACTTAACAAGAAGCTTAAAGACATTGAATCAGATCCCAGACTTCAACTATCATCCCAA GGGTGACATAGGATCAGTcaagttactgtttcattgctttatGGAGTTCTCAAAAGCTTCTGGTCTGGtgattaacaagaataaaagttTCATATTCTTTGGAGGAGTCACACAAGCTGCACAAGAGGAAATCCTAGAGTTGGTAGGAATTTAG